A single genomic interval of Fusobacterium sp. SYSU M8D902 harbors:
- the atpA gene encoding F0F1 ATP synthase subunit alpha: MNIRPEEISSIIKNEIENYKKSLDIKTSGSVLEVGDGIARIYGLSSAMSGELLEFPHGVMGMALNLEEDNVGAVILGDFSLIKEGDEVKATGRVVSVPAGETMLGRVVNALGEPIDGKGEIKPEKYMEIERKASGIISRKPVSEPLQTGIKSIDGMVPIGRGQRELIIGDRQTGKTAIAIDAIINQKGTGVKCIYVAIGQKRSTVAQIYKKLEDAGAMEYTTIVAATASEAAPLQYMAPYSGVAMGEYFMDKGEHVLIIYDDLSKHAVAYREMSLLLKRPPGREAYPGDVFYLHSRLLERAAKLSDKLGGGSITALPIIETQAGDVSAYIPTNVISITDGQIFLDSQLFNSGFRPAINAGISVSRVGGSAQIKAMKQVAAKVKLELAQYNELLTFAQFGSDLDKATKAQLERGHRIMEILKQAQYKPYVVEEQVVAFFALINGFLDSIELDKVRRFESELITELRNTTGILDEIREKKALDKELEAKLGDAIEAFKKNFN; this comes from the coding sequence TTGAACATTAGACCAGAAGAGATTAGCAGCATAATAAAAAATGAGATTGAGAACTATAAAAAAAGTCTTGATATAAAAACTTCAGGTTCAGTGTTAGAGGTAGGAGACGGTATTGCTAGAATCTACGGATTAAGCAGTGCAATGTCAGGAGAACTTCTAGAATTCCCTCACGGAGTTATGGGAATGGCACTTAACTTGGAAGAGGATAACGTTGGAGCCGTTATTCTAGGAGACTTCTCTCTTATAAAAGAGGGAGATGAAGTCAAAGCTACTGGAAGAGTTGTTTCAGTTCCAGCTGGGGAAACTATGCTAGGAAGAGTAGTTAATGCCCTTGGAGAACCAATTGATGGAAAAGGTGAAATAAAACCTGAAAAATACATGGAGATCGAGAGAAAAGCCTCAGGAATTATCTCGAGAAAACCTGTATCAGAGCCACTACAAACAGGAATTAAATCTATAGATGGAATGGTACCTATTGGTAGAGGACAAAGGGAATTAATTATCGGAGATAGACAAACAGGAAAGACAGCTATAGCTATTGATGCTATTATCAACCAAAAAGGAACAGGAGTAAAGTGTATTTATGTTGCTATTGGACAAAAGAGATCAACTGTAGCACAAATTTATAAGAAATTAGAAGATGCAGGGGCAATGGAGTATACAACTATCGTTGCTGCAACAGCTTCTGAAGCTGCACCATTACAGTATATGGCACCATACTCAGGAGTAGCTATGGGAGAGTACTTTATGGATAAGGGAGAGCACGTATTAATAATATATGATGATCTTTCTAAACATGCAGTTGCTTATAGAGAGATGTCACTACTACTTAAAAGACCACCTGGAAGAGAAGCTTATCCAGGAGACGTATTCTACTTACACTCAAGATTACTAGAGAGAGCAGCAAAATTATCAGATAAATTAGGTGGAGGATCAATTACTGCCCTTCCTATAATTGAAACACAAGCTGGGGACGTATCAGCATATATTCCTACAAACGTAATTTCAATTACAGATGGACAGATATTCCTAGATTCACAATTATTCAACTCAGGATTTAGACCAGCTATTAACGCAGGTATTTCAGTTTCAAGGGTTGGAGGATCAGCTCAAATAAAAGCTATGAAACAAGTTGCTGCAAAAGTAAAACTTGAATTAGCACAATACAATGAGTTATTAACATTTGCTCAATTTGGATCAGATCTAGATAAAGCAACAAAAGCTCAATTAGAGAGAGGTCACAGAATAATGGAGATCTTAAAACAAGCTCAATACAAACCATATGTTGTAGAAGAGCAAGTAGTAGCTTTCTTTGCTTTAATCAATGGATTCTTAGATAGCATTGAACTAGATAAAGTTAGAAGATTCGAATCAGAATTAATAACTGAACTAAGAAATACAACAGGTATTTTAGATGAAATTAGAGAGAAAAAAGCCCTTGATAAAGAGCTTGAAGCTAAATTAGGAGATGCTATCGAAGCATTCAAAAAGAATTTTAATTAG
- the atpG gene encoding ATP synthase F1 subunit gamma produces the protein MAGAKEIRNRIKSVQSTHQITKAMEIVSTTKFKRFSALVVKSRPFAESIQTILSNIAAGIKSERHPLFDGREEVKKIGVIVMTSDTGLCGSFNHATLKELEKIRQANSGKEVSVIAIGKKSRDYCTKRNYDLKASYVQLIPETMGKKAQEISENIVEYYYENIFDEVYVIYNKFISALRSDLTVKRLIPIERVEAKENTSYIFEPDAETILSALLPKYLNVEIYQALLNNAASEHSARKNSMKSATENAEEMITMLNLKYNRERQAAITQEITEIVGGAAALN, from the coding sequence ATGGCTGGAGCTAAAGAGATAAGAAATAGAATAAAGAGTGTTCAGTCTACTCACCAAATTACTAAAGCTATGGAGATAGTTTCCACTACAAAATTTAAAAGATTTTCAGCTCTAGTTGTTAAATCTAGACCTTTTGCTGAAAGTATCCAAACTATACTTTCAAATATAGCAGCAGGGATAAAAAGTGAAAGACACCCTCTTTTTGATGGAAGAGAAGAGGTAAAAAAAATAGGTGTGATAGTTATGACTTCTGATACAGGACTTTGTGGAAGTTTTAACCATGCAACTTTAAAAGAGTTAGAAAAGATAAGACAAGCAAATAGTGGAAAAGAGGTTTCAGTAATTGCTATCGGAAAAAAATCTAGAGATTACTGTACTAAGAGAAATTATGATTTAAAAGCTAGTTATGTACAATTAATTCCTGAGACAATGGGAAAAAAGGCACAGGAGATCAGTGAAAATATTGTAGAGTATTACTATGAAAATATTTTTGATGAAGTGTATGTAATCTATAATAAATTTATATCAGCTCTTAGAAGTGACTTAACAGTTAAAAGACTTATTCCAATAGAGAGAGTAGAAGCTAAAGAAAATACTTCATATATTTTTGAACCAGATGCAGAGACTATATTATCTGCACTTCTTCCAAAATATTTAAATGTTGAGATCTATCAAGCATTACTAAACAATGCTGCGAGTGAGCATTCTGCTAGAAAAAATTCAATGAAAAGTGCTACTGAAAACGCAGAAGAGATGATAACAATGCTTAATTTGAAGTATAACAGAGAGAGACAAGCTGCAATTACACAAGAGATCACAGAGATTGTTGGAGGAGCAGCAGCTTTAAATTAA
- the atpD gene encoding F0F1 ATP synthase subunit beta, whose product MENKGTITQIISAVVDVAFKDKLPNIYNALKVKVDDKELVLEVQQHLGNNVIRAVAMDSTDGLQRGMEVIDTGAPIKVPVGKAVLGRILNVLGQPVDDNGPVETEEYLPIHREAPSFEEQETETEIFETGIKVIDLLAPYIKGGKIGLFGGAGVGKTVLIMELINNIAKGHGGLSVFAGVGERTREGRDLYDEMTESGVLSKTSLVYGQMNEPPGARLRVALTGLTVAENFRDKEGQDVLLFIDNIFRFTQAGSEVSALLGRMPSAVGYQPNLATEMGALQERITSTKSGSITSVQAVYVPADDLTDPAPATTFSHLDATTVLSRQIASLGIYPAVDPLDSTSKALSADIVGTEHYNVAREVQEVLQRYKELQDIIAILGMDELSDEDKLTVSRARKIQRFFSQPFSVAEQFTGMEGKYVPVKETIRGFKEILEGKHDDIPEQAFLYVGTIEEAVAKARDLMKGDE is encoded by the coding sequence GTGGAAAACAAAGGAACTATAACTCAGATTATTAGTGCTGTTGTGGACGTTGCTTTTAAAGATAAATTGCCTAATATATACAATGCCTTAAAAGTTAAGGTTGATGATAAAGAGCTAGTACTAGAAGTACAACAGCATTTAGGTAATAATGTAATAAGAGCAGTAGCAATGGATTCTACTGATGGACTACAAAGAGGTATGGAAGTAATAGATACTGGAGCTCCAATAAAAGTTCCAGTAGGAAAAGCAGTATTAGGAAGAATATTAAACGTTTTAGGGCAACCAGTTGACGATAATGGACCTGTAGAAACAGAAGAGTATCTACCAATACATAGAGAAGCTCCAAGTTTTGAGGAGCAAGAGACAGAAACAGAGATTTTTGAAACAGGAATCAAAGTAATAGACCTTTTAGCACCATATATTAAAGGTGGAAAAATAGGACTATTTGGAGGAGCTGGAGTAGGAAAAACAGTTCTTATTATGGAGCTTATTAACAACATAGCTAAGGGACATGGAGGACTTTCTGTATTCGCTGGAGTAGGAGAGAGAACAAGAGAGGGAAGAGACCTTTATGATGAGATGACTGAATCAGGAGTTTTATCAAAAACATCTCTAGTTTACGGACAGATGAATGAGCCACCTGGAGCAAGACTTAGAGTTGCTCTTACTGGACTAACAGTAGCAGAGAACTTTAGAGACAAAGAGGGACAAGACGTTCTACTATTTATAGATAACATATTCAGATTTACACAAGCAGGATCTGAAGTATCAGCTCTATTAGGAAGAATGCCTTCTGCAGTTGGATATCAACCAAACCTAGCTACAGAGATGGGAGCTTTACAAGAGAGAATTACATCTACAAAATCTGGATCAATCACATCAGTTCAGGCTGTATACGTACCAGCTGACGACTTAACTGACCCAGCACCAGCAACTACATTCTCACACTTAGATGCTACAACAGTTTTATCTAGACAGATAGCATCACTTGGAATCTATCCAGCTGTTGACCCATTGGATTCAACATCTAAAGCTCTATCAGCAGATATAGTTGGAACAGAGCACTATAACGTTGCTAGAGAGGTTCAAGAAGTATTACAAAGATATAAAGAACTTCAAGATATTATTGCTATCTTAGGTATGGACGAGTTATCTGATGAGGATAAATTAACTGTATCAAGAGCAAGAAAAATCCAAAGATTCTTCTCACAACCATTCTCAGTTGCAGAGCAATTTACAGGAATGGAAGGAAAATATGTTCCAGTAAAAGAGACAATCAGAGGATTTAAAGAGATACTAGAAGGTAAACATGACGATATCCCTGAACAAGCTTTCCTATATGTAGGAACAATAGAGGAGGCAGTAGCAAAGGCGAGAGACCTTATGAAAGGGGATGAATAG
- the atpC gene encoding ATP synthase F1 subunit epsilon yields the protein MATFKIKVVTYEEKVLEQEADFALVRTTEGNMGILPNHSPFIAGLSTGEMKVRLDGKEDKYFISEGLLEISNNVVTIIANEAIPSDKLDIERAKREVEELKAKLAKLQEDKDILLTQKNLHKALMKVQVAEKLL from the coding sequence ATGGCTACATTTAAAATTAAAGTTGTAACTTATGAGGAAAAAGTACTTGAGCAAGAGGCTGACTTTGCCTTAGTAAGAACAACAGAGGGGAATATGGGAATACTTCCTAATCACTCTCCTTTTATTGCAGGACTTAGTACAGGAGAGATGAAAGTAAGACTTGATGGAAAAGAGGATAAATACTTTATTTCAGAGGGATTACTTGAAATTTCTAACAATGTGGTAACTATTATAGCTAACGAAGCTATACCAAGTGATAAACTTGATATAGAGAGAGCTAAAAGAGAGGTAGAGGAGCTAAAAGCAAAATTAGCTAAATTACAAGAGGATAAAGATATTCTTTTAACTCAAAAAAATCTACACAAAGCATTGATGAAAGTACAAGTTGCTGAAAAACTTTTATAA
- a CDS encoding ROK family protein: MKYFVGIDIGGTNVEIGLSDNTGKILGKKSMKTESKKGAEDTFNRIWKKTQELAKDLEIDISEIEAIGMGIPGPVVENSIVKIAANFSWGNDFNAKELMERVSGKLVKVENDVKVISLGEALFGAGRGYKNSITIPIGTGIAAGIIVDGKIVNGAGGIAGEFGHIVIEKDGYNCGCGLKGCLETYCSATGIVREGKRRLSEDKSGRLYECIAGDLEKLEAKQIFDLAKSGDKLCNEIVDFFAEKLAQGIGVLLNLLNPEVIILCGGVAKAGDIIVERVKKFLPKYALGLTLDNLVFSFGELEEEAGIKGAIALVIEK, from the coding sequence ATGAAGTATTTTGTAGGAATTGATATTGGAGGAACAAATGTTGAAATAGGACTTTCAGATAATACTGGAAAAATTTTAGGAAAGAAAAGTATGAAAACAGAGTCTAAAAAGGGAGCTGAGGATACTTTTAACAGAATTTGGAAGAAGACACAGGAATTAGCCAAGGATTTAGAAATTGATATATCGGAGATTGAAGCAATTGGAATGGGAATACCAGGACCTGTTGTAGAAAATTCAATTGTAAAGATTGCTGCTAATTTTTCTTGGGGAAATGATTTCAATGCTAAAGAATTGATGGAAAGAGTATCTGGAAAATTAGTAAAGGTAGAGAATGACGTGAAGGTAATATCTTTAGGAGAGGCACTTTTTGGTGCTGGAAGAGGATATAAGAACAGTATAACAATACCTATTGGAACAGGGATAGCAGCTGGAATAATAGTTGATGGGAAGATAGTAAATGGAGCAGGAGGAATAGCTGGAGAGTTTGGACATATAGTTATAGAAAAAGATGGTTATAACTGTGGTTGTGGATTGAAGGGGTGTTTAGAGACTTATTGTTCAGCAACAGGAATTGTTAGAGAGGGAAAAAGAAGATTGAGTGAGGATAAAAGTGGTAGATTATATGAGTGTATAGCTGGAGATCTTGAGAAGTTAGAAGCTAAACAGATATTTGATCTAGCTAAATCAGGAGATAAACTATGTAATGAGATAGTTGATTTTTTTGCTGAGAAATTAGCTCAAGGAATAGGAGTACTTTTAAATCTGTTGAATCCTGAAGTGATTATACTTTGTGGTGGTGTTGCCAAGGCTGGGGATATTATAGTGGAGAGAGTAAAGAAATTTCTTCCTAAGTATGCTTTAGGTTTGACATTGGATAATTTAGTTTTCTCTTTTGGAGAGCTAGAGGAGGAAGCTGGAATAAAAGGAGCGATAGCTCTTGTAATTGAAAAATAA
- the ugpC gene encoding sn-glycerol-3-phosphate ABC transporter ATP-binding protein UgpC: MSEVVLKKVEKQYPNGFKAVHGIDLDIKDGEFMVFVGPSGCAKSTTLRMIAGLEEITGGEIWIGDKLVNDLPPKDRGIAMVFQNYALYPHMTVYENMAFGLKMAKVPKDEIDRRVREAAEKLEITQLLDRKPKEMSGGQRQRVAVGRAIVRKPDVFLFDEPLSNLDAKLRVSMRVKITQLHKQLKAEGQTATMIYVTHDQVEAMTMGDRICVLNYGKIMQVDTPLNLYHKPANKFVAGFIGSPAMNFVEGYIEEHEQGIIFMFGEGKYIILPEDMGEKVKSYIGKKVILGIRPENIGNKVTHPEGEKINFLKGAVTTVEHMGNEEFLYFTIDGNEFTSRIEARKSENVKYGETGEFYFNVKRAHIFDAESEENITL, translated from the coding sequence ATGTCAGAGGTAGTATTAAAAAAAGTAGAGAAGCAGTATCCAAATGGATTTAAAGCTGTACATGGTATAGATTTAGATATTAAAGATGGAGAGTTTATGGTTTTTGTTGGACCTTCTGGTTGTGCAAAATCAACTACATTGAGAATGATAGCAGGACTTGAAGAGATAACAGGAGGAGAGATTTGGATAGGGGACAAGTTGGTAAATGACTTACCACCAAAGGATAGAGGAATAGCAATGGTATTCCAAAACTATGCTCTATATCCACATATGACTGTATATGAGAATATGGCTTTTGGACTTAAGATGGCAAAGGTACCTAAAGATGAGATAGATAGAAGAGTGAGAGAAGCAGCAGAAAAATTGGAGATAACTCAACTTTTAGATAGAAAACCTAAAGAGATGTCAGGAGGACAAAGACAGAGGGTAGCAGTAGGAAGAGCGATAGTGAGAAAACCAGATGTATTTTTATTTGATGAACCACTATCAAACTTAGATGCAAAGTTGAGAGTATCAATGAGAGTAAAGATAACTCAATTACATAAACAGTTGAAAGCTGAAGGGCAAACAGCAACAATGATATATGTAACTCATGATCAAGTTGAGGCAATGACAATGGGGGATAGAATCTGTGTCTTGAACTATGGAAAGATAATGCAGGTTGATACACCATTAAATCTATATCATAAACCAGCAAATAAGTTTGTAGCAGGATTTATAGGTTCACCAGCAATGAACTTTGTAGAGGGTTATATAGAGGAGCATGAACAGGGTATTATCTTTATGTTTGGAGAGGGAAAATATATAATTTTACCAGAAGATATGGGAGAAAAGGTAAAAAGTTATATAGGTAAGAAAGTTATCTTGGGAATAAGACCTGAGAATATAGGAAATAAGGTAACACATCCAGAGGGAGAAAAGATAAACTTCTTAAAGGGTGCAGTAACAACAGTTGAGCATATGGGAAATGAAGAGTTTCTATATTTTACAATAGATGGAAATGAATTTACCTCAAGAATAGAAGCTAGAAAAAGTGAAAATGTAAAATATGGTGAAACAGGAGAGTTTTATTTTAATGTAAAAAGAGCACATATATTTGATGCAGAGAGCGAGGAAAATATAACATTATAA
- a CDS encoding beta-galactosidase family protein, with protein sequence MKFVGEKILIDGEETLLISGAIHYFRTLPEQWEDRLEKLVAGGFNCVETYVPWNLHEPQEGEYNFSGMLDIERFLKLAEEKGLYVILRPSPYICAEWEFGGLPSWLLKYQGIRLRTMDKRYIEKIDRYYDELIPRIKPYLKSNGGTILALQIENEYGSYGNDYNYLNYLKEAYRKRGIEEILFTSDGPTDRMLAGGTLPEIWKTINFGSKTEESFELFKNYQNGLPKMVMEFWIGWFDHWGYEHITRPAEELREELIYMLENDISVNFYMFHGGTNFGFLNGANYHSEQRCTVTSYDYDALLTEAGDITPKYNLVKEILKKYSHKIKKHKNHREYRVENSKKISYGDVKFDSCVSLEESLNKISERVFSPYPLKMEELGQDYGFTLYKTKIKGIIDNFQLTIQEVRDRALVFFNGEYKGVIDRNNKQEIFLTSFEEEPTLEILVENMGRINYGPLLKDEKGITEGVRIGNQFLYNWDIYTLPLNNLEKLEFNEGYRTVENTPVFVKGKFEVKEIGDTYLDFEGWEKGVVFINGFNLGRYWKEGPQKRLYVPAPILKVGENEIVIFELHKNQEKVFLADEGKLF encoded by the coding sequence ATGAAATTTGTCGGTGAAAAAATATTGATAGATGGAGAAGAAACACTACTAATATCAGGGGCGATACACTATTTTAGAACTCTACCTGAACAGTGGGAAGACAGATTGGAAAAGCTTGTAGCTGGAGGATTTAACTGTGTTGAAACCTATGTACCTTGGAATTTACATGAACCACAAGAGGGGGAGTATAATTTCTCTGGAATGTTGGATATTGAGAGATTTTTGAAATTAGCTGAAGAGAAGGGGCTATATGTAATCTTGAGACCCTCTCCATACATATGTGCAGAATGGGAGTTTGGAGGATTACCTTCATGGTTATTAAAATATCAAGGAATAAGACTTAGAACAATGGATAAGAGATATATCGAGAAGATAGATAGATATTATGATGAGTTAATTCCAAGAATCAAACCATATTTAAAATCAAATGGTGGAACAATATTAGCTTTACAGATTGAGAATGAGTATGGTAGTTATGGAAATGATTATAACTATCTAAACTATCTAAAAGAGGCTTATAGAAAAAGAGGAATAGAGGAGATACTATTTACCTCAGATGGTCCTACTGATAGAATGCTAGCAGGTGGGACACTACCTGAGATATGGAAAACGATAAATTTTGGATCTAAGACAGAGGAATCTTTTGAACTATTTAAAAATTATCAAAACGGATTACCTAAGATGGTAATGGAGTTTTGGATAGGTTGGTTTGATCACTGGGGATATGAACATATTACAAGACCAGCTGAAGAGTTGAGAGAAGAATTGATATATATGTTGGAGAATGATATTTCAGTAAACTTCTACATGTTCCATGGTGGAACTAACTTTGGATTTTTAAATGGGGCAAACTATCACAGTGAGCAGAGATGCACAGTTACAAGTTATGATTATGATGCTCTTTTAACTGAGGCTGGAGATATAACACCAAAATATAACTTGGTAAAAGAGATTTTAAAAAAATATTCTCACAAAATAAAGAAACATAAAAATCATAGAGAGTATAGAGTAGAAAATTCTAAAAAGATCTCTTATGGAGATGTTAAATTTGATAGTTGTGTAAGCTTAGAGGAGAGTTTAAATAAAATAAGTGAAAGAGTATTTTCACCATATCCACTTAAGATGGAAGAGTTGGGACAAGATTATGGATTTACTCTATATAAGACAAAAATAAAGGGGATAATTGATAATTTTCAATTGACAATTCAAGAGGTAAGAGATAGAGCATTAGTATTTTTTAATGGTGAGTATAAAGGGGTAATTGATAGAAATAATAAACAGGAGATCTTTCTTACAAGTTTTGAAGAGGAACCAACTTTGGAGATCTTAGTTGAAAATATGGGAAGAATTAACTATGGACCTCTGTTAAAAGATGAAAAAGGTATCACAGAGGGTGTAAGGATAGGAAATCAATTTCTTTACAATTGGGATATTTACACATTACCACTAAATAACTTAGAAAAATTAGAGTTTAATGAGGGGTATAGAACGGTAGAAAATACACCTGTCTTTGTAAAAGGAAAGTTTGAAGTGAAAGAGATAGGTGATACATACTTAGATTTTGAGGGTTGGGAAAAAGGTGTAGTCTTTATAAATGGTTTTAATTTGGGAAGATATTGGAAAGAGGGACCACAGAAAAGATTATATGTTCCAGCACCTATATTGAAAGTAGGAGAAAATGAGATAGTTATTTTTGAGCTTCATAAGAATCAAGAGAAAGTTTTTTTAGCAGATGAAGGAAAGTTATTTTAA
- a CDS encoding ABC transporter substrate-binding protein has product MNKILKNVCIGVCGLVLVAGCGKEKNEKVELSFVTYTGTGEDFLMEINDINKAYSKINPNVTIKMEKVTATEYDNTMKIRNSAQKLPDVFPVRVVTLENYKNVLTPLNDLEAAKLNKFAKEYAIDGNIYGLPMYGFNEFVYFRKSVFNELGIEIPTTWEEFNQVTAKIKASEKYTPISLGAKDSWVTYPFNEFFPFLVSGGNDIWTKMGQDNEPFSKGKPFYEAYKMLNDFYQTKPFGDDPLGYGWEQEKNMFIAKKSAMLAAGQWFYMDLIKDLPKEELEDVGVFMMPVRNSKDENFRYLVTAEVFLGIPKYSKNQKEAKEFINWLFTSDYYKEFIKYMNVLPTVEGVQIEGGIFSETINNIPNPEAVLQKGGDSQFRDIANFISFDVKRMGQEMIQGVDFDKYMEEYNKKWKEAKENIQ; this is encoded by the coding sequence ATGAACAAGATTTTAAAAAATGTATGTATTGGAGTATGTGGATTGGTTTTAGTTGCAGGTTGTGGAAAGGAGAAAAATGAAAAAGTTGAACTCTCTTTTGTAACTTATACTGGAACTGGAGAAGACTTTTTAATGGAGATAAATGACATAAATAAAGCTTATAGCAAAATTAATCCCAATGTAACTATAAAAATGGAAAAAGTAACTGCTACTGAGTATGATAATACTATGAAAATAAGAAACTCTGCACAAAAACTTCCAGACGTTTTCCCAGTAAGAGTTGTAACATTGGAAAACTATAAAAATGTATTAACTCCTTTAAATGATTTAGAGGCTGCAAAATTAAATAAATTTGCTAAAGAATATGCAATTGATGGAAATATCTATGGACTACCAATGTATGGATTCAATGAGTTTGTATATTTTAGAAAGAGTGTATTTAATGAGTTAGGAATAGAGATCCCAACAACTTGGGAAGAGTTTAATCAAGTTACAGCAAAGATAAAAGCTTCAGAAAAATATACTCCAATCTCATTGGGAGCAAAGGATTCTTGGGTAACATATCCATTTAACGAGTTTTTCCCATTCTTAGTTTCAGGTGGAAATGATATTTGGACAAAGATGGGACAAGATAATGAACCATTTTCAAAGGGGAAACCTTTCTATGAAGCTTATAAGATGTTAAATGATTTCTATCAAACAAAACCATTTGGAGATGACCCTCTAGGATATGGTTGGGAACAGGAAAAAAATATGTTCATAGCTAAAAAATCAGCAATGTTAGCAGCAGGACAATGGTTCTATATGGATCTTATCAAAGATTTACCAAAAGAGGAGTTAGAAGATGTTGGTGTATTTATGATGCCAGTTCGTAACAGTAAAGATGAGAATTTCAGATATCTTGTTACAGCAGAAGTATTCTTGGGTATACCAAAATATAGTAAAAACCAAAAAGAAGCAAAAGAGTTTATCAACTGGTTATTTACAAGTGATTACTATAAAGAGTTTATCAAATATATGAATGTTTTACCTACAGTGGAAGGAGTTCAAATTGAAGGTGGAATATTTAGTGAAACAATAAATAATATACCTAATCCAGAGGCAGTATTACAAAAAGGTGGAGATAGCCAATTTAGAGATATTGCTAACTTTATCTCATTTGATGTTAAGAGAATGGGACAAGAGATGATACAAGGTGTAGATTTTGATAAGTATATGGAAGAGTACAATAAAAAATGGAAAGAAGCAAAAGAGAATATACAGTAA
- a CDS encoding sugar ABC transporter permease — translation MTDKIQKRVLLTTFLAIPTFLLLIFVLYPTLKLIYISFTDWDGINTSMNFIGLKNYKQVFQRRDIFQSLSNNGLYFIIHLFFIPIEMYLAVLLDRYIRKSEFFKTIVFMPYIINGVAIAYMFSFLYNSEDGVLNGLLAMLSIGKVKWLSDPRIVNYSLVIVSLWRFTSIHIILFLAGLQSINKDMLEAALIDGASVFQQFTKIIIPNIKSILSIILFLNVRGALMVFDIPFVMTSGGPGTSSTTFALHTVKTAFEFSNFGLACAMAIILIIAIIIISLIQNMILEPEKIKKHLKVHKN, via the coding sequence ATGACAGATAAAATCCAAAAGAGGGTATTATTAACAACATTTCTAGCAATACCAACTTTTCTATTGTTGATTTTTGTTTTGTATCCCACTTTGAAACTTATATATATAAGTTTTACAGACTGGGACGGTATCAATACAAGTATGAATTTTATTGGTTTAAAAAACTATAAACAGGTATTTCAAAGAAGAGATATATTTCAAAGTTTGAGTAACAATGGACTATATTTTATAATTCATCTATTTTTTATACCAATAGAGATGTATCTAGCTGTACTATTAGATAGATATATTAGAAAGAGTGAGTTTTTTAAAACTATAGTTTTTATGCCATATATAATCAATGGGGTAGCCATAGCTTATATGTTTTCATTTCTATACAATTCAGAAGATGGAGTGTTAAATGGGCTTTTGGCAATGTTGAGTATTGGAAAAGTGAAATGGTTGAGTGATCCTAGAATAGTAAACTACTCTCTAGTAATAGTTTCTTTATGGCGTTTTACAAGTATACATATAATATTGTTTTTAGCTGGGTTACAGTCAATTAATAAAGATATGTTAGAAGCAGCTTTAATAGATGGAGCTTCAGTATTTCAACAGTTTACGAAGATAATTATCCCAAATATTAAATCTATATTGAGTATCATACTATTTTTAAATGTAAGGGGAGCATTGATGGTTTTTGATATTCCATTTGTAATGACAAGTGGAGGACCAGGAACTAGTAGTACCACATTTGCTTTACACACAGTAAAAACAGCATTTGAATTTAGTAATTTTGGCTTGGCTTGTGCAATGGCAATAATTTTGATAATAGCGATTATAATAATTTCTCTTATTCAAAATATGATATTAGAGCCTGAAAAAATAAAAAAACATTTGAAAGTACATAAAAATTAA